From a single Nicotiana tabacum cultivar K326 chromosome 8, ASM71507v2, whole genome shotgun sequence genomic region:
- the LOC142162842 gene encoding protein BUNDLE SHEATH DEFECTIVE 2, chloroplastic-like has product MGIAPEERFNGSKMLPTAPRVVEVKATDTDKDTKVRSIVCQNCDGNGAVSCSQCKGTGVNSVDHFNGRFKAGGLCWLCRGKKDMLCGDCNGAGFLGGFMSTFDE; this is encoded by the exons ATGGGAATTGCACCGGAGGAAAGATTCAATGGATCAAAGATGTTACCTACAGCTCCAAGAGTTGTGGAAGTGAAG GCCACTGACACTGACAAAGACACGAAAGTAAGGAGCATTGTCTGTCAAAATTGTGATGGAAATG GTGCAGTGTCGTGCTCACAATGCAAAGGCACAGGGGTTAACTCTGTAGATCATTTCAATGGACGGTTCAAAGCTGGTGGATTATGTTGGTTGTGCAG aggtaaaaaagatatgttatgtgGTGACTGCAATGGTGCTGGATTTCTTGGTGGATTTATGAGTACGTTCGATGAGTAG